Proteins encoded within one genomic window of Empedobacter falsenii:
- a CDS encoding alpha/beta hydrolase family protein, with protein sequence MMAIKYVNSILVMLFVCSGCFSKAQENQKTSNWTKHTLFTDVSSDGKWVVVNDMQDKNNVILVQTDSGVRKELESIILLKFLKNNDILSFVDEKSNLHLIDLKTLKTIFQVEVLHKRYFTNHDQTIISYLRKGEKEKKDLQLLDLKSNKSYTIHDVENYQWHPAKDELVFLTSNTDSNTKTLKKWESGSENQQSLFITPKNEVKILGWQSDQKSILLLEDTVDGGILYTINTQNKEVKSLACKALFSDEVARKINGFDSTSDRNGIVFFNVDIVKSKNDNYSIWDTQDALIAPRKAVAEEYVLNKQSIRWDTKTNESSIITSNKLNAVIIKPNFNYALAYDFLENEPSTEQYTVADLYLKKYEKGEEKLIVPAHYFSYDYLSFSPSGKYIMYFKDKKWWGYDTENDKHIKITIPSNYSFYKTNDMYYKHPTPYGIEGWSMDENEVFVYDEFDIWMYNIKNATAKKITVSKGDISYRFNKKELKNTSYIDISQKLMLDLSNKDEKNGFAFLEKGKVVPIVFESYTIENAVCINKQTCFFKKFRYNLSPIIERIDLTTKKRKIVYQSNPDLAKLDLGKSESIEYKNIKGNKSKGILLYPTNFNPNKQYPVIYYVYENMTYKVNQFASPTKYTEDGFNILNYILDGYFVFLPNLDYQIGNLGESIVVNIENSVEELASRSYIDKNRFGLIGHSFGGYEAAFIATHSNLFKAIVAGSGVMDLVSWSHDVQWEGWFREQAWRLESQQFRMKESYYTDKNNYIRNSPFYQVENMKTPLLLWAGKSDYNINWYQSIYMYMAMKKLNKEGKLILFNNDGHYLTRKENQEMLYDSILNWFNTYLK encoded by the coding sequence ATGATGGCTATTAAATATGTCAATTCAATACTAGTTATGCTGTTTGTCTGTTCGGGATGCTTTTCAAAAGCGCAAGAGAATCAAAAAACTTCGAATTGGACAAAACATACTTTATTTACAGACGTAAGTAGCGATGGAAAGTGGGTTGTTGTAAATGATATGCAAGATAAAAATAATGTTATACTTGTACAGACAGATTCTGGTGTTAGAAAAGAATTGGAGTCAATCATTCTTTTGAAATTTTTGAAAAATAATGATATACTATCTTTTGTTGATGAGAAATCAAATTTACATCTAATTGATTTAAAAACACTAAAAACAATTTTCCAAGTTGAAGTACTACATAAAAGATATTTTACAAATCATGATCAAACGATAATTTCATACCTAAGAAAGGGAGAAAAAGAGAAAAAAGATTTACAGTTACTTGATTTGAAAAGTAACAAGTCATATACGATACACGATGTAGAAAACTACCAGTGGCATCCCGCCAAAGATGAGTTAGTTTTTCTAACATCAAATACGGATTCTAACACTAAAACATTGAAAAAATGGGAATCGGGTTCAGAAAATCAACAGTCTCTCTTTATAACCCCAAAAAATGAAGTAAAGATATTAGGGTGGCAAAGCGATCAAAAAAGTATACTTCTATTAGAAGATACGGTTGACGGAGGGATACTTTACACGATTAATACCCAAAATAAGGAGGTGAAATCTTTGGCTTGTAAAGCATTATTTTCTGATGAGGTAGCTCGTAAAATAAATGGTTTTGATAGTACAAGTGATCGTAACGGAATAGTCTTTTTTAATGTAGATATCGTAAAGAGTAAAAATGATAATTACAGTATTTGGGATACCCAAGATGCTTTAATAGCACCAAGAAAAGCTGTTGCTGAAGAATATGTTTTGAATAAACAGAGCATAAGATGGGATACAAAAACAAATGAATCTTCTATCATTACTTCAAATAAATTGAATGCAGTAATCATTAAACCTAACTTTAATTATGCATTAGCGTATGACTTTCTAGAAAATGAACCTTCTACAGAACAATATACTGTTGCCGATTTATACCTTAAAAAATATGAAAAAGGAGAAGAGAAGTTAATTGTTCCAGCACATTATTTTTCTTACGACTATCTTTCGTTTTCGCCGAGCGGAAAATATATCATGTATTTTAAAGATAAAAAATGGTGGGGATATGATACAGAAAATGATAAGCACATTAAAATTACCATACCATCAAATTATTCTTTTTATAAAACAAACGATATGTATTATAAACATCCAACACCGTATGGAATAGAAGGGTGGTCTATGGATGAAAATGAAGTGTTTGTGTATGATGAGTTTGATATTTGGATGTACAATATTAAAAATGCAACGGCTAAAAAAATAACAGTTAGTAAAGGGGATATAAGTTATAGATTTAATAAAAAAGAACTAAAAAATACTTCTTACATTGATATCAGTCAAAAGTTGATGTTAGATCTATCGAATAAAGATGAGAAAAATGGTTTTGCTTTTCTTGAAAAAGGAAAAGTTGTACCAATTGTCTTCGAATCCTATACAATTGAAAATGCTGTATGTATTAATAAGCAAACATGTTTTTTTAAGAAGTTTAGGTATAACTTATCTCCAATTATTGAGCGCATAGATTTGACTACCAAAAAAAGAAAGATAGTATATCAAAGTAATCCCGATTTGGCAAAATTAGATTTAGGTAAAAGTGAAAGTATAGAATACAAGAACATAAAAGGAAACAAATCGAAAGGGATTTTACTTTACCCAACTAATTTTAATCCTAACAAACAATATCCTGTTATTTACTATGTATACGAGAATATGACGTATAAAGTAAATCAGTTTGCAAGTCCAACAAAATATACCGAAGACGGTTTTAACATTCTTAATTATATATTGGATGGGTATTTTGTTTTTTTACCCAATTTAGATTATCAAATAGGAAATTTAGGTGAATCAATTGTCGTGAATATAGAAAATAGTGTAGAAGAACTAGCAAGTCGATCATATATTGATAAGAATAGATTTGGATTAATTGGGCATTCGTTTGGTGGTTATGAAGCGGCATTTATAGCAACACATTCCAATTTGTTTAAGGCAATTGTAGCGGGTTCTGGCGTGATGGATTTGGTTTCTTGGTCGCATGATGTACAATGGGAAGGTTGGTTTAGAGAGCAAGCATGGAGGTTAGAAAGTCAGCAGTTTCGAATGAAAGAAAGTTATTATACAGATAAAAATAACTATATAAGAAACTCACCTTTCTATCAGGTGGAAAACATGAAAACGCCTTTATTGTTGTGGGCTGGTAAATCTGATTATAATATAAATTGGTATCAAAGTATATATATGTATATGGCTATGAAAAAATTAAATAAAGAAGGTAAATTGATTTTATTTAATAACGATGGTCATTATTTAACGCGTAAAGAGAACCAAGAAATGTTATATGATTCAATCTTAAATTGGTTTAATACGTATTTAAAATAA
- a CDS encoding RagB/SusD family nutrient uptake outer membrane protein, with translation MLFIRAFTHFNLMNVYGKIPYITTSNYQINRYVYRDEIKIVYDNIEKDLLQAKDLLVNNVASTANNRVTIYAVSALLSKVYLYQEKWDKVVSETQGIVQNQNFSFQQPIENQYKKESKSTIFQFSSTINGENTLEGSYFIINSGPPTRVALRQDFISQFDPLDKRLQFWTKKVSNTTNTQSWYIPYKYKENANTGSSKEFSIVFGLSEIVLIRAEAYLHTNELALAVKEINIIREKAGLNPFNSSNPNEIQKELILQRKLELFTEHGNRWFDLKRWKIAEETLKPIKSNWKPRDLILPIPETELLINPNLNPQNDGY, from the coding sequence GTGTTGTTTATAAGAGCATTTACGCACTTTAATTTGATGAATGTATATGGTAAAATACCCTATATCACTACATCCAATTATCAAATCAATCGATATGTTTACCGTGATGAAATAAAGATTGTTTACGATAATATCGAAAAAGATTTGCTTCAAGCAAAAGACTTATTGGTAAATAATGTGGCGTCTACTGCGAATAACAGAGTAACTATATATGCAGTATCAGCCCTATTAAGTAAGGTGTACTTATACCAAGAAAAATGGGACAAAGTAGTGAGTGAAACGCAAGGAATTGTTCAAAATCAGAACTTTTCATTTCAACAACCAATAGAAAATCAATATAAAAAGGAAAGCAAGTCTACAATATTTCAATTTTCATCGACCATAAATGGTGAAAATACGTTAGAAGGATCATATTTTATTATTAATAGCGGACCTCCAACTCGGGTAGCTTTACGACAAGATTTTATAAGCCAGTTTGATCCATTGGATAAAAGGTTACAATTTTGGACAAAGAAAGTAAGCAATACAACAAATACACAATCTTGGTATATACCTTATAAATATAAAGAAAATGCAAATACAGGTTCAAGCAAAGAGTTTTCTATTGTATTTGGTTTGTCAGAAATAGTCTTGATAAGAGCAGAAGCTTATTTGCATACAAACGAATTGGCATTGGCAGTGAAAGAAATTAATATCATTCGAGAGAAAGCAGGGTTAAATCCGTTTAATTCATCTAATCCAAATGAAATTCAAAAAGAACTTATACTTCAAAGAAAACTAGAATTGTTTACAGAACATGGAAACAGATGGTTTGATTTGAAACGTTGGAAAATAGCAGAGGAAACCCTAAAACCTATAAAATCAAATTGGAAACCAAGAGATTTAATTTTACCAATTCCAGAAACCGAATTATTGATTAATCCTAATCTAAATCCTCAAAATGATGGCTATTAA
- a CDS encoding DUF6520 family protein produces the protein MKTNFLKKALPIGVGMMAVAFAFATEGKSSNESTEYATAYIYNDLEECEQVDATCNNIGTVSCTIGSKEVFEFKNGTQCSQNLMHWQP, from the coding sequence ATGAAAACAAATTTTCTAAAAAAAGCGCTACCTATCGGGGTAGGAATGATGGCTGTTGCTTTTGCATTTGCCACTGAAGGGAAATCTTCTAATGAATCTACAGAGTATGCAACTGCCTATATTTACAATGATTTAGAAGAATGTGAACAGGTAGATGCCACTTGCAATAACATAGGAACTGTAAGTTGTACAATTGGTTCTAAAGAAGTATTTGAATTTAAAAATGGTACTCAATGTAGTCAAAACTTGATGCATTGGCAACCATAA